A region from the Halomarina litorea genome encodes:
- a CDS encoding endonuclease Q family protein: protein MGLLARVMGTDDGRQKYRCSACQEIFTPDGDTAESALRCPVCGDRNVTQFD from the coding sequence ATGGGATTGCTCGCACGTGTCATGGGGACCGATGACGGTAGACAGAAGTACCGGTGTTCGGCCTGTCAGGAGATATTCACCCCGGACGGGGACACCGCCGAGTCTGCCCTGCGCTGTCCGGTCTGTGGCGACCGGAACGTCACCCAGTTCGACTGA
- a CDS encoding guanosine monophosphate reductase — MDVRTGHSYGDVLLVPQRSAVDSRSDVDLSTRLTPEVELDVPLLSAPMDTVTEVETALALSRVGGFGTVHRFLSIEEQADQVRQVVAEGERCGGAVGIDEDYLDRTGALLDAGASAVVLDVAHGHMERAIDAVSRIDREFDAPLVAGNVATAAATTDLAAAGADCVKVGIGPGSHCTTRKVAGAGVPQLTAVDDCAEAARAHGVPVVADGGIRTSGDAVKALMAGADTVMMGGFFAGTEEAPGDVVDVGDERYKRTRGMASSEANDARSDKDLTPDAAEGVEGLAPYSGPLADHVEEFLAGIRSGLSYCGGHTIAEARRNAEFVEVGAGAREREGAHSIRTDQ, encoded by the coding sequence ATGGACGTCAGGACCGGTCACTCGTACGGCGATGTACTACTCGTTCCACAGCGCTCGGCGGTCGACAGTCGCAGCGACGTCGACCTCTCGACGCGACTCACCCCCGAGGTGGAACTCGACGTGCCCCTGCTGAGCGCGCCGATGGACACGGTCACCGAGGTGGAGACGGCACTCGCCCTCTCGCGCGTCGGCGGGTTCGGCACCGTCCACCGGTTCCTGAGCATCGAGGAGCAGGCGGACCAGGTCCGGCAGGTCGTCGCCGAGGGCGAACGCTGCGGGGGTGCCGTCGGCATCGACGAGGACTACCTCGACCGGACCGGTGCGCTCCTCGACGCGGGCGCGAGCGCCGTCGTCCTCGACGTCGCCCACGGGCACATGGAGCGGGCGATAGACGCCGTCTCGCGCATCGACCGGGAGTTCGACGCGCCCCTCGTCGCGGGGAACGTCGCCACGGCCGCGGCCACGACTGACCTCGCCGCGGCGGGCGCGGACTGCGTGAAGGTCGGCATCGGCCCCGGGTCGCACTGCACCACCCGGAAGGTGGCGGGCGCGGGCGTCCCCCAGTTGACGGCGGTGGACGACTGCGCGGAGGCGGCCCGCGCCCACGGTGTCCCCGTCGTCGCCGACGGCGGTATCCGCACCTCTGGCGACGCGGTGAAGGCGCTGATGGCCGGCGCGGACACCGTCATGATGGGTGGGTTCTTCGCCGGCACCGAGGAGGCACCCGGCGACGTGGTGGACGTGGGCGACGAGCGATACAAGCGCACGCGCGGGATGGCGAGTTCCGAGGCCAACGACGCCCGGTCGGACAAGGACCTCACGCCCGACGCCGCCGAGGGCGTGGAGGGGTTGGCCCCCTACAGCGGCCCCCTCGCCGACCACGTCGAGGAGTTCCTCGCGGGCATCCGCTCGGGGCTGTCGTACTGCGGCGGGCACACCATCGCGGAGGCCCGGCGCAACGCCGAGTTCGTCGAGGTGGGCGCGGGGGCGCGCGAACGCGAAGGCGCACACTCCATCAGGACCGACCAGTAG
- a CDS encoding winged helix-turn-helix transcriptional regulator, giving the protein MSQAERLEVWCAGEEWCPVTTTATVLGPKWHPVIVHRLLVHGPCGFNELKHAVDGISSKVLSDSLERLGEYGLVDRAVIEDRPIRVRYSLTDRGLSLEPVITAMAEWGQDHLTAPAE; this is encoded by the coding sequence ATGAGCCAAGCCGAGCGACTGGAGGTCTGGTGTGCGGGCGAGGAGTGGTGTCCGGTCACCACGACGGCCACCGTCCTCGGACCGAAGTGGCACCCGGTCATCGTCCACCGCCTGCTCGTCCACGGTCCCTGTGGGTTCAACGAACTGAAGCACGCGGTCGACGGCATCTCGAGCAAGGTTCTCTCGGACAGCCTCGAACGCCTCGGCGAGTACGGCCTCGTCGACCGCGCCGTCATCGAGGACCGACCCATCCGGGTGCGTTACTCGCTGACGGACCGCGGGCTGTCGCTGGAACCCGTCATCACGGCGATGGCCGAGTGGGGCCAGGACCACCTCACCGCACCCGCCGAGTGA
- a CDS encoding HTH domain-containing protein, whose protein sequence is MARSDTTTTAELYVRSLAPSYEFQSQERVLSLLDELVSRGRLAGYDVFVWGDAICPDGTGAHTPTGRWVLDRVERIERWAVDSGSAIAALRSDEHRSAITGECRAVTHLPSLALAEFDGDDLVHFAPCLAAGEHVTVLRRLGSLASAPLGKRAATDSEDGDDGADRPVAEKSSRL, encoded by the coding sequence ATGGCACGGAGCGATACGACCACCACCGCCGAACTGTACGTCCGCTCGCTGGCTCCGAGCTACGAGTTCCAGTCACAGGAGCGCGTCCTCTCGTTGCTCGACGAACTCGTCTCGCGGGGACGACTCGCGGGGTACGACGTGTTCGTCTGGGGCGACGCCATCTGTCCCGACGGCACCGGGGCGCACACCCCGACGGGCCGGTGGGTCCTCGACAGAGTGGAGCGTATCGAGCGGTGGGCGGTCGACTCCGGGTCGGCCATCGCCGCCCTCCGGTCGGACGAACACCGCTCGGCCATCACCGGGGAGTGTCGCGCCGTGACCCACCTGCCGTCGCTGGCGCTGGCGGAGTTCGACGGCGACGACCTGGTCCACTTCGCGCCCTGCCTCGCAGCGGGCGAACACGTCACCGTGCTCCGCCGCCTCGGGTCGCTCGCCAGCGCCCCCCTCGGGAAGCGCGCCGCTACCGACTCCGAGGACGGCGACGACGGGGCGGACCGCCCGGTCGCCGAGAAGTCCTCGCGGCTCTGA
- a CDS encoding dihydrolipoyl dehydrogenase family protein, translating to MTHVAIIGAYGSAGVAVADKLADEDDVELTLVDNGEPGGGLCILRGCMPSKDVFSAAAHRFQTRHDHRVEGTPEVDLDAVVAQKDEHIANFAEHRRAAVERLSKRDNVEFLHGTGYFVDDHTVRVGNRDIEADYVVVATGSKPNVPDTPGLDEVEYLTSDDVLDATEFGDSAVVMGFGYIGVEMAPYLAEAGEMDVTVVEHDDRPLDEADDEFGDALIDVYREQFGIDVLTNTDETSVSPTDDGRVRLTAEHDGEEHEIEADQLFLFTGRRPATDGLGLENTPLEAENGWVGATMQARDDDRVFVVGDVNGREPILHVAKEQGHVAAENVLRHRRGDTLVEYENVHHHVIFSGLAVYPYARVGHSATSAREAGVDHHVFTREASQDGVFKTKNHPEGLARLVVGADGTVLGYQGFHLHADVMAKTMQVLVENAVDVRSVPDRAYHPTTPEILDGLFREAKETL from the coding sequence ATGACGCACGTGGCCATCATCGGGGCGTACGGGAGCGCAGGCGTGGCCGTCGCGGACAAGTTGGCGGACGAAGACGACGTCGAGTTGACACTCGTCGACAATGGCGAACCCGGCGGCGGCCTCTGTATCCTCCGTGGCTGCATGCCATCGAAGGACGTCTTCTCCGCCGCGGCCCACCGCTTCCAGACGCGACACGACCACCGCGTGGAGGGCACCCCCGAGGTGGACCTCGACGCGGTGGTCGCCCAGAAGGACGAACACATCGCGAACTTCGCGGAACACCGCCGGGCGGCCGTCGAGCGCCTCTCGAAGCGCGACAACGTGGAGTTCCTCCACGGGACGGGCTACTTCGTCGACGACCACACGGTCCGGGTGGGCAACCGTGACATCGAGGCGGACTACGTCGTCGTCGCCACGGGGTCGAAACCGAACGTCCCCGACACGCCGGGGCTCGACGAGGTGGAGTACCTGACCAGCGACGACGTCCTCGACGCGACCGAGTTCGGCGACTCGGCCGTCGTGATGGGCTTCGGGTACATCGGCGTGGAGATGGCCCCCTACCTCGCCGAAGCCGGGGAGATGGACGTCACCGTGGTCGAACACGACGACCGGCCGCTGGACGAGGCCGACGACGAGTTCGGCGACGCGCTGATAGACGTCTACCGCGAGCAGTTCGGCATCGACGTCCTGACGAACACCGACGAGACGTCCGTCTCGCCCACCGACGACGGCAGGGTTCGTCTCACCGCGGAACACGACGGCGAGGAGCACGAAATCGAGGCGGACCAGCTGTTCCTGTTCACGGGCCGCCGCCCCGCGACGGACGGCCTCGGGCTGGAGAACACGCCGCTGGAGGCCGAGAACGGCTGGGTGGGGGCGACGATGCAGGCCCGCGACGACGACCGGGTGTTCGTCGTCGGCGACGTCAACGGCCGGGAACCCATCCTGCACGTCGCGAAGGAGCAGGGCCACGTCGCTGCCGAGAACGTCCTCCGTCACCGTCGCGGAGACACCCTCGTGGAGTACGAGAACGTCCACCACCACGTCATCTTCTCCGGGTTGGCGGTCTACCCCTACGCCCGGGTCGGCCACTCCGCCACGTCGGCACGGGAGGCCGGCGTCGACCACCACGTCTTCACGCGCGAGGCGAGTCAGGACGGCGTATTCAAGACGAAGAACCACCCCGAGGGGCTGGCGCGCCTCGTCGTCGGGGCGGACGGCACCGTTCTCGGCTACCAGGGCTTTCACCTCCACGCCGACGTGATGGCGAAGACGATGCAGGTGCTCGTCGAGAACGCCGTGGACGTGCGGTCGGTCCCCGACCGGGCCTACCACCCGACGACGCCCGAGATACTCGATGGCCTGTTCCGGGAGGCAAAAGAGACCCTCTGA
- a CDS encoding TatD family hydrolase, with amino-acid sequence MRPILDDHLHLDPVNGRGVDAAKEFADAGGTHLLVLNKPSWHYGVDVEDVEDFRVAYDHTLDVVRDSQDVLPGRAWPVLGVHPALVSKLVERDYTPEEARDLMCAGLDVAAAYVAAGDALAIKSGRPHYDVDSEVWEASNAVMRHAFELGAREECAVQLHTEGGEDFTEVAEWAEDAGMERRHVVKHYAAGRCVGPTPSVLADKDEVKRAAERDDPFMLETDYIDDPDRPGAVLGPKTVPRRTRWLEEEGYEEALERAHVTTPRMVYGIDTRSSLK; translated from the coding sequence ATGCGACCGATACTCGACGACCACCTCCACCTCGACCCGGTCAACGGCCGCGGCGTCGACGCCGCGAAGGAGTTCGCCGACGCGGGCGGCACTCACCTGCTCGTGCTCAACAAGCCCTCGTGGCACTACGGCGTCGACGTCGAGGACGTCGAGGACTTCCGCGTCGCCTACGACCACACCCTCGACGTGGTCCGGGACTCGCAGGACGTCCTGCCCGGGCGGGCGTGGCCCGTCCTCGGCGTCCACCCGGCGCTCGTCTCGAAACTGGTCGAACGTGACTACACGCCCGAGGAGGCCCGCGACCTGATGTGCGCGGGCCTCGACGTGGCCGCCGCGTACGTCGCCGCGGGCGACGCCCTCGCCATCAAGTCCGGACGGCCCCACTACGACGTCGACAGCGAGGTGTGGGAGGCGTCGAACGCGGTGATGCGCCACGCCTTCGAACTGGGCGCGCGCGAGGAGTGTGCCGTCCAGTTGCACACGGAGGGCGGCGAGGACTTCACCGAGGTGGCGGAGTGGGCGGAGGACGCGGGGATGGAGCGCCGACACGTCGTCAAGCACTACGCGGCGGGGCGGTGTGTCGGGCCGACGCCGAGCGTCCTCGCCGACAAGGACGAGGTGAAACGGGCCGCCGAACGCGACGACCCGTTCATGCTGGAGACGGACTACATCGACGACCCGGACCGGCCGGGGGCCGTCCTCGGGCCGAAGACCGTCCCGCGCCGGACCCGCTGGCTCGAAGAGGAAGGCTACGAGGAGGCACTGGAACGGGCGCACGTCACCACCCCACGGATGGTGTACGGTATCGACACCCGGTCGTCTCTCAAGTAA
- the gcvPA gene encoding aminomethyl-transferring glycine dehydrogenase subunit GcvPA: MSSDDTPVGSPYAPHTPEETAAMLDAVGVDSEEDLFDIPDAVRFDGEFGIDARGERATRTHLETLLKRNTDLTAFLGRGHYDHYVPSLVDHLSQRSEFLTSYTQYQPEVAQGFLQALFEYQSMLVELTGLEVANCSMYDAATALGEAATLANRVRSASGNVVLVPELLHEGRRGTLENYVAGSDLDVETYPMDAANADVEAIRDRMDDDVVMLYAESPTVRGTIEENLSALGGLADEHDAMFCLGTDVLALSLLQEPASVGADVVVGEAGSLGLGTAYGMGLGLFACREEFLRQVPGRLVGASEDAQGRRAYTLTLQTREQHIRRERATSNICTNQAWVALRTAMHVASLGPDGLVELANDCVTGARDLAERLDDVKGIKAPVDDRHHFREFVAHTDQPAAAVASDLETEGFAVTPVGEHEIQVCTTETNAHRRDALVEALGEVA; encoded by the coding sequence ATGAGCAGTGATGACACCCCCGTCGGCAGCCCCTACGCGCCGCACACGCCGGAGGAGACGGCGGCGATGCTCGACGCCGTCGGCGTCGACAGCGAGGAGGACCTGTTCGACATCCCGGACGCCGTCCGGTTCGACGGCGAGTTCGGCATCGACGCCCGCGGGGAGCGGGCGACGCGCACCCACCTCGAGACGCTCCTGAAGCGCAACACCGACCTGACGGCGTTCCTCGGGCGGGGCCACTACGACCACTACGTCCCGTCGCTGGTCGACCACCTCTCCCAGCGCTCGGAGTTCCTGACGAGTTACACGCAGTACCAGCCGGAGGTGGCACAGGGCTTCCTGCAGGCGCTGTTCGAGTACCAGTCGATGCTCGTCGAACTCACCGGGCTGGAGGTCGCCAACTGCTCGATGTACGACGCCGCGACCGCCCTCGGGGAGGCGGCGACGCTCGCGAACCGCGTCCGCTCGGCCTCTGGGAACGTCGTCCTCGTCCCCGAACTGCTCCACGAGGGGCGACGGGGCACCCTCGAGAACTACGTCGCCGGGTCGGACCTCGACGTGGAGACGTACCCGATGGACGCCGCGAACGCCGACGTCGAGGCCATCCGCGACCGGATGGACGACGACGTGGTCATGCTGTACGCCGAGTCGCCCACCGTCCGCGGGACCATCGAGGAGAACCTCTCGGCCCTCGGGGGCCTCGCGGACGAGCACGACGCCATGTTCTGTCTCGGCACCGACGTCCTCGCGCTCTCGCTCCTGCAGGAACCCGCGAGCGTCGGCGCGGACGTGGTCGTCGGCGAGGCCGGGTCGCTCGGCCTCGGAACGGCCTACGGGATGGGCCTCGGCCTGTTCGCCTGCCGCGAGGAGTTCCTCCGACAGGTCCCCGGCCGACTCGTCGGGGCGAGCGAGGACGCACAGGGGCGACGCGCGTACACCCTCACGCTCCAGACGCGCGAACAGCACATCCGCCGGGAGCGCGCCACCTCCAACATCTGTACGAACCAGGCGTGGGTGGCCCTCCGGACGGCGATGCACGTCGCCTCCCTCGGCCCCGACGGCCTCGTCGAACTGGCGAACGACTGCGTGACGGGTGCGCGTGACCTCGCCGAGCGACTGGACGACGTGAAGGGCATCAAGGCCCCCGTCGACGACCGCCACCACTTCCGGGAGTTCGTCGCTCACACGGACCAGCCGGCGGCGGCGGTCGCCTCGGACCTGGAGACGGAGGGCTTCGCGGTGACGCCGGTCGGCGAACACGAGATTCAGGTCTGTACGACGGAGACGAACGCACATCGGCGCGATGCGCTGGTCGAAGCACTGGGGGAAGTCGCATGA
- a CDS encoding DUF2150 family protein gives MSTPEGEYYTAERWQNWLDRLDEESVDLEDEDSARLRLNLQDDAVIAVAKIVSGYEEGDLEQEAALEELAGVRDIVLSDIEGQFEDEDTVMLVDAVQTSLVCVFYAAEEYVAGGPVEEGTVEAYVEAAVDAEDEEDLDAALGYCAQAGTLIIDGHDLDMAVAEDIEYGLVAEWVNGLDSLYEAMRDPEVVEEEDDE, from the coding sequence ATGAGTACGCCGGAGGGCGAGTATTACACCGCAGAACGCTGGCAGAACTGGCTGGACAGGCTCGACGAGGAGAGCGTGGACTTAGAGGACGAGGACTCCGCGCGCCTCCGACTGAACCTGCAGGACGACGCGGTCATCGCGGTCGCGAAGATCGTCTCGGGGTACGAGGAGGGCGACCTCGAACAGGAGGCGGCCCTCGAGGAACTGGCGGGCGTCCGCGACATCGTCCTCTCGGACATCGAGGGACAGTTCGAGGACGAGGACACCGTCATGCTCGTCGACGCCGTCCAGACCTCGCTGGTCTGCGTCTTCTACGCCGCCGAGGAGTACGTCGCGGGCGGTCCCGTCGAGGAGGGCACCGTCGAGGCGTACGTCGAGGCGGCCGTCGACGCCGAGGACGAGGAGGACTTAGACGCCGCCCTCGGCTACTGCGCGCAGGCGGGTACCCTCATCATCGACGGCCACGACCTCGACATGGCCGTCGCCGAGGACATCGAGTACGGCCTCGTCGCGGAGTGGGTGAACGGCCTCGACAGCCTCTACGAGGCCATGCGCGACCCCGAGGTCGTCGAAGAAGAGGACGACGAGTAG
- a CDS encoding haloacid dehalogenase type II: MSFDPDRVSTVTFDSYSTLVDVDAAEQALRERVEDPEPVSRVWRARSLEYTMVANHIDAYQPFYEMNRDALQYALDAHDADVSTEERDEILSVYHELDVFPDVREGIERIREAGYDCYVVSNGDPEMLDSMVEHADIGDLLEDTISADEVETFKPSKELYRHAAARTGTPIDEIAHVAALWLDVQGAMHAGMQGVRVDRKGDPWEPFDGEPDLTVETLNDLADDLA, translated from the coding sequence ATGAGCTTCGACCCCGACCGCGTCTCGACGGTGACCTTCGACTCCTACAGCACGCTGGTGGACGTGGACGCCGCCGAGCAGGCGTTGCGCGAACGCGTCGAGGACCCGGAACCCGTCTCGCGGGTCTGGCGGGCGCGCTCGCTGGAGTACACGATGGTCGCCAACCACATCGACGCCTACCAGCCGTTCTACGAGATGAACCGCGACGCCCTCCAGTACGCGCTGGACGCCCACGACGCCGACGTCTCCACGGAGGAGCGCGACGAGATACTCTCAGTCTACCACGAACTCGACGTGTTCCCGGACGTACGCGAGGGCATCGAGCGCATCCGCGAGGCGGGCTACGACTGCTACGTCGTCTCGAACGGCGACCCCGAGATGCTCGACTCGATGGTCGAACACGCCGACATCGGGGACCTCTTGGAGGACACCATCTCGGCCGACGAGGTGGAGACGTTCAAACCCTCGAAGGAACTGTACCGCCACGCCGCCGCCCGGACCGGGACGCCCATCGACGAGATAGCGCACGTCGCGGCTCTGTGGCTCGACGTGCAGGGCGCGATGCACGCCGGGATGCAGGGCGTCCGAGTCGACCGGAAGGGCGACCCGTGGGAGCCGTTCGACGGCGAACCGGACCTGACCGTCGAGACCCTCAACGACCTCGCGGACGACCTCGCCTGA
- the hmgB gene encoding hydroxymethylglutaryl-CoA synthase: protein MTKVGIDAIEIHTGKLRLDLANTFAPAKGDEPEKYTKGLGLENSSFPDTYEDIVTMGANAARRLMERRDLTPQDIGRIDVATESAFDNSKPVSTYIAGCLEQVFDGDFHHANKGERKFACISGTQSLDDAYNWIRAGRNRGRSALVIATDTALYARGDAGEATQGAGAVAMLISEDPDLVELSTEQGYGSADETDFLKPNQQFPSVDGKRSVQVYLARMREALEDFESVAGDTHPDDFELIPFHTPFPGMVRKAGLLGFRHMIRDTNVEEDLAGDIGRQPRREAFDSDDAFLDAISEYTDRLKETDTYREWYAETIDPTLNIARQVGNWYTGSVHVARASGLKHAYENDVDLTGKRLLVGSYGSGAQAEIHAETVQEGWEDEIAAIDLDEQLAARYDISFEEYERVHDVHNHDKQAEDAEEFTNPEDEFVFDGWGRMGERKYRYVE, encoded by the coding sequence ATGACGAAAGTCGGCATCGACGCCATCGAGATACACACCGGGAAGCTCAGACTGGATCTCGCGAACACGTTCGCGCCCGCGAAGGGCGACGAACCGGAGAAGTACACGAAGGGACTGGGACTGGAGAACTCCTCGTTCCCCGACACCTACGAGGACATCGTGACGATGGGCGCGAACGCGGCCCGACGGCTGATGGAACGTCGCGACCTGACGCCACAGGACATCGGCCGCATCGACGTCGCCACGGAGAGCGCCTTCGACAACTCCAAGCCCGTCTCGACGTACATCGCGGGCTGTCTCGAACAGGTGTTCGACGGCGACTTCCACCACGCCAACAAGGGCGAACGGAAGTTCGCCTGTATCTCCGGCACGCAGAGCCTCGACGACGCCTACAACTGGATTCGGGCGGGTCGCAACCGGGGTCGGAGCGCGCTGGTCATCGCCACCGACACCGCCCTCTACGCTCGCGGTGACGCCGGCGAGGCGACGCAGGGCGCGGGGGCCGTCGCCATGCTCATCAGCGAGGATCCGGACCTCGTCGAACTCTCGACCGAACAGGGATACGGGAGCGCCGACGAGACGGACTTCCTCAAGCCCAACCAGCAGTTCCCGAGCGTCGACGGCAAGCGCTCGGTCCAGGTGTACCTCGCACGCATGCGCGAGGCGCTGGAGGACTTCGAGAGCGTCGCGGGCGACACCCACCCCGACGACTTCGAACTCATCCCGTTCCACACGCCGTTCCCGGGCATGGTTCGCAAGGCGGGCCTGCTCGGCTTCCGGCACATGATTCGCGACACGAACGTCGAGGAGGACCTCGCTGGCGACATCGGCCGCCAGCCCCGTCGCGAGGCCTTCGACAGCGACGATGCGTTCCTCGACGCCATCAGCGAGTACACCGACCGCCTGAAGGAGACCGACACCTACCGCGAGTGGTACGCCGAGACCATCGACCCCACCCTGAACATCGCCCGACAGGTGGGCAACTGGTACACCGGATCGGTCCACGTCGCCCGCGCCAGCGGCCTGAAACACGCCTACGAGAACGACGTCGACCTCACGGGCAAGCGACTGCTCGTCGGCTCCTACGGGAGCGGCGCGCAGGCCGAGATTCACGCCGAGACGGTCCAGGAGGGCTGGGAGGACGAGATAGCCGCCATCGACCTCGACGAACAGCTCGCCGCCCGCTACGACATCTCCTTCGAGGAGTACGAGCGCGTCCACGACGTCCACAACCACGACAAGCAGGCCGAGGACGCCGAGGAGTTCACCAACCCCGAAGACGAGTTCGTCTTCGACGGCTGGGGCCGCATGGGCGAGCGCAAGTACCGCTACGTCGAGTAA
- the gcvPB gene encoding aminomethyl-transferring glycine dehydrogenase subunit GcvPB — MIYDQARWVDDSDEVYEPLLNEKHSKEVEADSALPDDLTRDSLTLPDLSEPELARHYTRLSQMNYGVESGPFPLGSCTMKYNPKFTEDVAAHPKAAVHPDRSTESVQGTLELLYNLQDYLGRIGGMDAVTLQPPAGAAGEFAGILVAKAYHEANGEDRSEVIVPDSAHGTNFASAALAGYDVVELPGAEDGRVDVEALEAAVGEDTAALMLTNPNTLGLFERDIEHIADVVHDAGGLLYYDGANLNALLGRARPGDMGFDIMHYNVHKTFATPHGGGGPGAGPVGVTEELAEFLPDPQVGKTNGKFELFTPERSVGKVHGYGGNWLVLVKAYAYIARLGDAGLSDASAKAVLNANYLASQIDYDIPFGPFHHEFVASADMDAADVAKRMLDYGVHPPTTKWPEAVSEALMTEPTEVENKRSLDQLATAFDRVAAEDEATVEAAPERTAAGRIDQVSAARNPRLSWQALDGADEE, encoded by the coding sequence GTGATATACGACCAGGCACGCTGGGTCGACGACTCCGACGAGGTGTACGAACCGCTCCTGAACGAGAAGCACTCGAAGGAGGTCGAGGCCGATTCCGCCCTCCCCGACGACCTGACGCGCGACTCGCTCACCCTGCCGGACCTCTCGGAACCGGAACTGGCCCGCCACTACACGCGCCTCTCGCAGATGAACTACGGCGTCGAGTCGGGGCCGTTCCCGCTCGGGTCGTGTACGATGAAGTACAACCCGAAGTTCACCGAGGACGTGGCGGCCCACCCGAAGGCGGCCGTCCACCCCGACCGCTCGACGGAGAGCGTACAGGGTACCCTCGAACTGCTCTACAACCTGCAGGACTACCTCGGACGCATCGGTGGGATGGACGCCGTCACCCTCCAGCCACCGGCCGGTGCCGCGGGCGAGTTCGCGGGCATCCTCGTCGCGAAGGCCTACCACGAGGCGAACGGCGAGGACCGGAGCGAGGTCATCGTCCCCGACTCGGCGCACGGGACGAACTTCGCCAGCGCCGCCCTCGCGGGCTACGACGTGGTCGAACTCCCCGGCGCGGAGGACGGCCGGGTCGACGTCGAGGCCCTCGAAGCCGCCGTCGGCGAGGACACCGCCGCGCTGATGCTCACCAACCCGAACACGCTCGGCCTGTTCGAACGCGACATCGAGCACATCGCGGACGTGGTCCACGACGCGGGCGGACTGCTCTACTACGACGGCGCGAACCTGAACGCCCTGCTGGGCCGGGCGCGCCCCGGCGACATGGGCTTCGACATCATGCACTACAACGTCCACAAGACGTTCGCCACGCCCCACGGCGGCGGCGGCCCCGGCGCCGGACCCGTCGGCGTCACCGAGGAACTGGCCGAGTTCCTCCCCGACCCGCAGGTCGGCAAGACCAACGGGAAGTTCGAACTGTTCACGCCCGAACGGTCGGTCGGAAAGGTCCACGGCTACGGGGGCAACTGGCTGGTGCTGGTGAAGGCCTACGCGTACATCGCCCGTCTCGGCGACGCCGGCCTGTCGGACGCCAGCGCGAAGGCCGTTCTCAACGCCAACTACCTCGCCTCGCAGATCGACTACGACATCCCGTTCGGCCCGTTCCACCACGAGTTCGTCGCGAGCGCCGACATGGACGCGGCGGACGTGGCGAAGCGGATGCTCGACTACGGCGTCCACCCGCCGACGACGAAGTGGCCGGAGGCGGTGTCCGAGGCGCTGATGACCGAACCGACCGAAGTGGAGAACAAGCGCTCGCTCGACCAGTTGGCGACCGCGTTCGACCGCGTCGCCGCGGAGGACGAGGCCACTGTCGAGGCCGCCCCCGAACGCACCGCCGCCGGTCGCATCGACCAGGTGAGCGCCGCCCGGAACCCGCGGCTCTCGTGGCAGGCACTCGACGGGGCGGACGAGGAGTAA
- a CDS encoding HTH domain-containing protein codes for MPEHSRGGRTVELYVRSLAPREAHQRQERVIESLGDLEERGVIDGFDVLVWGRALCPGSAGAHTGAGRTVSDRLDRIERWVEGTARSIAQVCRSERLESAITGECHEVVRLPSLALAEFDGDELIHFAPCRADRRVDYADVP; via the coding sequence ATGCCAGAGCACAGCCGAGGGGGACGGACTGTCGAACTGTACGTCCGGTCGCTGGCGCCGCGGGAGGCCCACCAGCGACAGGAACGGGTCATCGAGTCGCTCGGCGACCTCGAGGAACGCGGCGTCATCGACGGGTTCGACGTCCTCGTCTGGGGCCGGGCGCTCTGTCCGGGGTCCGCGGGTGCCCACACCGGAGCGGGTCGGACGGTGAGCGACCGACTCGACCGCATCGAGCGGTGGGTCGAGGGGACCGCACGGTCCATCGCGCAGGTCTGTCGCTCCGAGCGCCTCGAGTCGGCCATCACGGGCGAGTGCCACGAGGTGGTTCGTCTGCCGTCGCTCGCGCTGGCGGAGTTCGACGGCGACGAACTGATTCACTTCGCGCCCTGCCGGGCGGACCGTCGAGTCGACTACGCCGACGTCCCCTGA
- a CDS encoding DUF7331 family protein has translation MSTRTYDEAAGGHGTDAHDCVALDLEDGQVILYDPAETGAWIQSDVHVTLPATGSVHTTG, from the coding sequence ATGAGCACACGAACCTACGACGAGGCGGCTGGCGGGCACGGGACCGACGCGCACGACTGCGTGGCCCTCGACCTGGAGGACGGACAGGTCATCCTCTACGACCCGGCGGAGACGGGGGCGTGGATTCAGTCCGACGTCCACGTCACTCTCCCGGCGACCGGGAGCGTCCACACCACCGGGTGA